A window of the Cicer arietinum cultivar CDC Frontier isolate Library 1 chromosome 6, Cicar.CDCFrontier_v2.0, whole genome shotgun sequence genome harbors these coding sequences:
- the LOC101499615 gene encoding uncharacterized protein, whose translation MSASYRKSSGQVLCSSSSPGKFNSRPPSHPHSSSNSATFFHRSTFSVQASSVLFSFDSCVSPNSSISFTVSGTGETVKRLNHRKKRTCMCSPSTHPGSFRCSFHKSLGSGAAVTYAPNRLNARRSAMTNSLVRIRGVEGELVKKALASLIRPSSHNQRRRYDFQPRPSRFKAEIDA comes from the coding sequence ATGTCCGCATCTTATAGAAAATCAAGCGGACAAGTCCTCTGTTCTTCATCATCGCCCGGAAAATTTAATTCCCGACCACCGTCGCATCCCCATTCATCTTCTAACTCCGCCACTTTTTTCCACCGCTCTACTTTCTCTGTTCAAGCTTCATCCGTCCTGTTTTCCTTTGACAGCTGTGTTTCACCGAATAGTTCAATTTCTTTTACCGTCTCCGGAACGGGAGAGACAGTCAAACGACTTAACCACCGGAAGAAGCGGACGTGTATGTGCTCGCCATCGACGCATCCTGGCTCATTCCGGTGTAGTTTTCATAAGAGTTTGGGATCTGGCGCTGCAGTGACGTATGCGCCGAACCGTCTCAACGCGCGGAGATCGGCAATGACGAACTCGCTCGTGAGAATCCGCGGTGTTGAAGGCGAACTCGTGAAGAAAGCGCTGGCGTCGCTAATCCGGCCGTCGTCGCATAACCAGCGTCGGCGGTATGACTTCCAGCCACGACCTAGCAGATTCAAAGCGGAAATAGACGCGTGA